The following coding sequences are from one Paenibacillus tundrae window:
- a CDS encoding vWA domain-containing protein — MQRKINLLLVLFSLIGGAVGFAAGEIMLHQWLGEMPRLLLMGLYFGVVALSVGLFCLLAEMISPKLNGASWKLRYLSLSWKLLVPATLALLFVVGLVVQLLYQINPGGVKQVKDIVLMIDNSGSMTETDPNNGRFEAAKTLISQMESDKQVAVITFADEPELLQPFIALDNEAAKNEVYDKIDSIVTTSGGTNFDAALKEAMEQIKGKQDPKRGTVAILLSDGMSEVDTSGILSEYVNEQIAVNTVGLSLVDPSGTDLLRSIAGQTGGLYYDVPDAGGLNLAFQQIYDTIDERTLVTERTGMMEHSMYLAIFRVAALLLIGVALGVSLGLVFDNRHLALSFGIGGAVSGLLAGLLLEWGLDGSPVGDAFVRLGAMLLLASVLTLFTWIIPMKENTPRSNRGRRDARRGNASAEGFGGRARDTRSKGF; from the coding sequence ATGCAGCGAAAAATCAATCTTCTCCTGGTACTGTTCAGCCTCATTGGCGGAGCAGTAGGTTTTGCGGCAGGGGAAATCATGCTGCATCAGTGGCTTGGAGAGATGCCGCGTCTGTTGCTGATGGGATTATATTTCGGTGTTGTTGCACTAAGTGTAGGTCTATTCTGCCTGCTCGCTGAGATGATCTCACCGAAGCTTAACGGTGCTTCATGGAAGCTGCGATATCTGAGCTTGTCATGGAAATTACTTGTCCCCGCAACGCTTGCACTCTTATTCGTGGTGGGGCTAGTGGTGCAACTGCTGTATCAGATCAATCCAGGCGGTGTGAAGCAGGTTAAGGATATCGTGCTCATGATTGACAATTCAGGTAGCATGACAGAGACCGATCCGAATAATGGCCGCTTTGAGGCAGCCAAGACACTGATTAGCCAGATGGAGAGCGATAAGCAGGTAGCCGTGATTACATTTGCGGATGAGCCAGAACTGTTGCAGCCGTTCATTGCATTGGATAATGAAGCTGCTAAGAATGAGGTATATGACAAAATCGATAGCATCGTGACGACCTCAGGGGGAACGAACTTTGATGCGGCGTTGAAAGAAGCGATGGAACAGATTAAGGGCAAACAAGATCCGAAGCGTGGTACCGTCGCGATACTGTTATCTGACGGAATGAGTGAGGTCGATACGTCTGGCATTCTGTCGGAATACGTGAATGAACAGATTGCGGTCAACACGGTGGGACTCAGCTTGGTAGACCCTTCGGGTACGGATCTTTTGCGCAGCATTGCTGGGCAGACAGGTGGCCTGTATTATGATGTGCCGGATGCAGGTGGGCTTAACCTGGCATTCCAGCAGATTTACGATACGATTGATGAGCGAACACTGGTTACGGAACGTACTGGGATGATGGAGCATAGCATGTATCTGGCAATTTTCCGCGTAGCTGCCCTGCTGTTGATTGGGGTAGCGCTGGGTGTATCACTTGGACTGGTATTTGATAATCGCCATCTGGCGCTCAGCTTCGGCATTGGTGGGGCAGTCTCAGGTCTGTTAGCCGGTCTCCTTCTGGAATGGGGGCTGGATGGATCGCCTGTCGGCGATGCATTCGTAAGGCTTGGCGCAATGCTCCTGCTGGCTTCCGTATTGACCCTGTTTACATGGATTATTCCGATGAAGGAGAACACACCACGGAGCAATCGCGGCCGGCGCGATGCCAGAAGAGGGAACGCTTCGGCGGAAGGATTCGGAGGACGCGCAAGAGACACACGAAGCAAAGGATTCTAA
- a CDS encoding transcription initiation factor TFIID produces MAAGMKHSLEQFAASYTKEQERQGSLGDGRSSIHYPALFLFVGDLVAPALPVVREINRTKWDNGDGVVYVQVGTEDLDQQEERRGERSEDSQVARHILPLSTGQSESSKTLRKDIYRQFHDSDQALAGLNRTLRQVSNRIAEYGRLYSSFDRIYVTVVTRADDPLNVLLPELTKLTETILAQSFKSVQTDLHVLVSEMEQVNSYGYASAAGLAFLRELDYMQGLDYTFSGRLLVTEDGISIPVTHPASPLFDLVYILSDKNERGTGVSGGWIENAEIICRICLLKNRKQDMDAAGTISSTGANTYNNTSFKNNIRTTSDQHGYASAGYAEIRRPNKPIALAVLYHFYRHLLEQMRKEPEDWGIKDKLSFFGLDPITIERKIDGLLPGEDLVSGMSGIMTHNVSYADLKPLSLREAERALFGHGAEAYFRDNVARKVEERVRQRSTEGTLRQQAEQARGEHPEVGYFQWAVWSNHGMGSVREGLLGLIRDKSMQLESARAVLEQRLQEQVQDQPFKRALFRDKQNVRNVIDCILERVYVPKVELLRIENELQLLRIYDTEMEQLHAFSRGITQSLEELEQTLRETAEQSIAAADEYIGQNVMEYYGKVTEDLITDLEAKRGRAVWFEDRHMGDMNHLATQGKERVLERLMDVCHALLLSAEPLRVPFEEELLQRANVTITYGDKNVLTRDDLFRRLYRTLEDQAVVRVRVFDYTQEHRYEEKYFFGDHDSAFMVYAAHAEETSRIYKLGVVYEERSSGVEKLNLMGGFHLEDLMVYRNAKVYYDSYTDNGYELHPEGLADKLSPVR; encoded by the coding sequence ATGGCTGCCGGGATGAAGCACAGCTTGGAGCAATTCGCGGCATCATATACGAAGGAGCAGGAACGTCAGGGCAGTCTGGGTGATGGTCGCAGCAGCATCCATTACCCTGCCTTGTTCTTGTTCGTGGGAGACCTGGTTGCACCGGCATTACCTGTTGTCCGTGAAATCAACCGAACGAAGTGGGATAACGGGGATGGCGTAGTTTATGTACAGGTTGGAACAGAAGACTTGGATCAACAAGAGGAGCGTAGGGGCGAACGATCTGAGGATAGCCAGGTCGCTCGTCATATTCTACCGCTGTCTACGGGACAGTCCGAATCATCCAAAACATTGCGCAAAGACATATACCGTCAGTTTCACGATTCGGATCAGGCACTTGCGGGTCTGAATCGTACATTACGGCAAGTGAGTAACCGGATCGCTGAGTACGGGCGTCTGTATTCTTCGTTTGACCGTATCTATGTGACGGTTGTAACTAGAGCGGATGACCCATTGAATGTGCTATTGCCTGAGCTTACGAAATTGACGGAAACGATACTGGCTCAATCCTTCAAATCCGTGCAGACAGATTTGCATGTTCTAGTTAGTGAAATGGAGCAAGTGAACTCATACGGGTATGCAAGCGCAGCAGGACTGGCCTTTTTGCGAGAGCTTGATTATATGCAGGGCTTGGACTATACCTTTAGCGGTCGTCTGCTCGTGACGGAAGATGGTATTTCTATTCCGGTCACCCATCCCGCTTCGCCGCTGTTTGACCTGGTATATATTTTGTCAGATAAGAATGAACGGGGCACAGGGGTATCTGGTGGGTGGATAGAGAATGCCGAGATCATCTGCCGCATCTGTTTGCTCAAGAATCGTAAACAGGATATGGATGCTGCTGGCACCATTTCGAGCACAGGTGCGAACACCTACAACAATACCTCATTCAAAAATAACATTCGCACCACCTCAGATCAGCATGGTTATGCCAGCGCAGGTTATGCTGAGATCAGGCGTCCCAACAAGCCTATAGCGCTTGCTGTGCTGTATCACTTCTACCGGCATCTGCTTGAACAGATGCGGAAGGAACCGGAGGATTGGGGCATCAAGGACAAGCTTTCGTTCTTCGGCCTTGATCCGATTACGATAGAACGTAAGATTGATGGGCTATTACCAGGTGAGGATCTGGTCAGCGGTATGAGCGGCATCATGACCCATAACGTCAGTTACGCTGATCTCAAGCCGCTATCGCTACGGGAAGCGGAGAGAGCGCTGTTCGGTCATGGAGCCGAGGCGTACTTCCGCGATAATGTGGCACGTAAGGTCGAAGAACGTGTACGTCAGCGGAGTACCGAAGGTACTCTTCGTCAGCAGGCGGAACAAGCCCGGGGTGAGCACCCGGAGGTAGGTTACTTCCAGTGGGCGGTTTGGAGTAATCATGGAATGGGAAGTGTACGGGAAGGCTTGCTTGGATTGATTCGGGACAAATCCATGCAGCTTGAGTCGGCACGAGCTGTTCTTGAGCAGCGACTACAGGAGCAGGTGCAGGATCAACCGTTCAAAAGAGCTTTATTCCGTGATAAACAAAATGTACGCAACGTGATCGATTGTATCCTTGAGCGAGTGTATGTACCGAAGGTGGAGCTATTACGGATCGAAAATGAATTGCAATTGCTGCGCATCTACGATACGGAGATGGAGCAGCTTCACGCTTTTAGTCGAGGCATCACCCAATCCCTTGAGGAATTGGAACAAACATTGCGCGAGACAGCCGAGCAGAGCATAGCTGCAGCGGATGAGTACATTGGACAAAATGTCATGGAATATTACGGCAAAGTGACGGAAGATCTGATCACGGATCTGGAGGCCAAGCGTGGACGGGCCGTATGGTTTGAAGACCGCCATATGGGGGATATGAACCATCTGGCTACGCAGGGCAAGGAGCGTGTATTGGAGCGTCTTATGGACGTATGTCATGCGCTGTTACTGAGCGCTGAACCGTTGCGTGTCCCTTTCGAAGAAGAGCTATTACAGCGTGCCAATGTCACGATTACGTATGGGGACAAAAATGTGTTGACTCGTGATGACCTGTTCCGTCGATTATATCGCACGTTAGAGGATCAGGCTGTTGTTCGTGTTAGGGTGTTCGATTATACGCAGGAACATCGGTATGAAGAAAAATATTTCTTTGGCGACCATGATAGTGCCTTCATGGTCTACGCGGCACATGCCGAGGAAACTTCACGAATCTACAAGCTTGGTGTCGTGTATGAAGAGCGAAGCAGCGGCGTAGAGAAATTGAATCTTATGGGAGGCTTCCATCTCGAAGATCTGATGGTCTATCGTAATGCCAAGGTATATTACGATTCCTATACAGATAACGGATATGAGCTACATCCTGAAGGTCTTGCGGACAAACTGTCTCCCGTGCGGTAG
- a CDS encoding tubulin-like doman-containing protein translates to MKPIVREHIQQLDVSLGGGIVSEKIRVDTIDNPMLIIGLGGTGIDALLRLKYQINRRFKLPQDPVSKKKMEKPDNVEFLAFETNEQDRAKRYKGIGLDPINEFVLLSNAEIGGLLQNRSVLEPYITDWLSPELSITDGMNGAAGVRQAGRLLLFTKINQVVQAIDKKIKTLSVGTNKKLMVFLLTGLSGGTGSGCFLDISYIVRGIIERDHGSAGIDRVNTLGYLFTPDVNLSNKSLSEHTREYIRKNGYAALKELDYWMNVDSRGERFTQKYGNILTVNSPLPPFNLCHLISATNTEGKLLENAYDYCMNVTAENITNFMASEEKQSGEEFAIHDYISNIRTNIAQMNKVYPANYDYNIIGASSAVLPIEEMTTYLAYRMFDKMSTMFSKAPNQEDTEKFARKLGIDLESVVKAFESRVPEPLPGYQNSERLSYNNVVKSQVVNMDTELEQNFLARAREEYIKAKKQHPGEIAGQFTEQIRRMFLHPEQGPFYVSRLIYTEKGFCILKMIQSYIETLRENAFRIPRDIEAAQEQSEEKLGDAKSAFVSKEKKKNAYIEAKIHEYWLHADVERNEQMIEFYEDLYELLNQENSRIYNVFSETLNALSSIFSKNGDILTRGEEQADHKGNKTYYWNVVSVPDIVSVVDGLLDKRDTDDLIRDFSRELLENSNQWVKENEIDVVSSISDFLTEKFGDLITRSMEDFLVIKYGQDESVEKFVERHIAGKLDDEAVPVFNLSNSTGSLHFPSWGFVSVPTQAPGILKGIRNYQNNAVGKSHFTVKESEVRNRIFWLNTRNGVPLFVYTPLKVYEESYERTILDKEGIGRHLVQTERNNWTYLPSPIPEKSWGDVYENSRVKQYNARVRSEFEQALGYNIIMAKTLDENTSNRYAVVTTEPFDLSAKLGSYDMRLTSTTPNLGEVKRAVNELKRLQSEGLPRVSVKDIFGSINEDMAKENLVRSPQLIARVREELAKMNAISVKVSELEGILAQHQDEEQWYDRFIEALYTDTIVKKGALYVYDRDPEEDAWEPFANLMKSRNFAEYEVFGNFRGLSEKDRNTLLRKASRRDNDLTASEDIAPLLAKLDELAALFMESRDRLEYERVELANGEDIYQFYRTMSSKLNDIRRRLK, encoded by the coding sequence ATGAAACCGATTGTTAGAGAACATATTCAGCAACTGGATGTATCGCTTGGCGGAGGAATTGTCAGCGAAAAAATCAGGGTTGATACCATCGATAACCCGATGTTGATTATTGGTCTTGGGGGAACAGGGATCGATGCATTGCTTCGTCTCAAGTATCAGATTAATCGTCGCTTCAAGCTGCCTCAAGATCCAGTGTCTAAGAAGAAAATGGAGAAGCCAGACAATGTCGAGTTTCTCGCATTCGAAACGAACGAACAGGATCGTGCGAAGAGATATAAAGGAATCGGTCTAGACCCGATTAATGAATTTGTGCTACTGTCCAATGCCGAGATTGGCGGATTGCTGCAGAACCGCAGTGTACTGGAGCCTTATATTACGGACTGGCTCTCGCCAGAGCTGAGCATTACGGATGGCATGAACGGAGCTGCAGGCGTTCGTCAGGCAGGTCGTCTGCTATTGTTCACGAAGATCAACCAAGTGGTGCAAGCCATCGATAAGAAGATTAAGACCCTTTCCGTAGGTACGAATAAGAAATTGATGGTGTTCCTGCTTACAGGTCTGTCCGGGGGTACTGGCAGTGGGTGCTTCCTCGATATCTCCTATATTGTGCGTGGCATCATCGAACGTGATCATGGCTCAGCGGGGATCGACCGCGTCAATACACTGGGCTACCTGTTCACGCCAGACGTGAACTTGTCTAACAAAAGCTTGAGTGAGCATACGCGGGAGTATATCCGCAAGAACGGTTATGCTGCGCTTAAAGAGCTGGACTACTGGATGAACGTGGACAGCCGCGGTGAACGTTTTACTCAGAAGTACGGTAATATCCTGACCGTTAACTCGCCATTGCCACCGTTTAACCTGTGTCACTTGATCTCAGCCACGAACACGGAAGGCAAATTGCTGGAGAATGCGTACGATTACTGTATGAATGTTACGGCAGAGAATATCACTAACTTCATGGCGAGTGAAGAGAAGCAGTCTGGTGAAGAGTTCGCGATCCATGACTACATTAGCAACATTCGTACCAACATTGCACAGATGAACAAGGTATACCCCGCGAACTATGATTACAACATCATCGGTGCATCCTCGGCTGTACTGCCGATTGAAGAAATGACGACATATCTGGCTTACCGGATGTTCGATAAGATGAGCACGATGTTCTCCAAAGCACCGAATCAGGAAGATACCGAGAAATTCGCCCGTAAGTTAGGCATTGATCTCGAAAGCGTAGTGAAGGCATTTGAATCCCGCGTGCCGGAGCCGCTACCAGGTTATCAGAACAGTGAACGTCTGTCCTACAACAATGTCGTGAAATCCCAAGTGGTGAACATGGACACGGAGCTGGAACAGAACTTCCTAGCACGTGCACGTGAAGAATATATCAAAGCGAAGAAACAGCATCCGGGTGAGATTGCAGGGCAATTCACCGAACAGATTCGCCGGATGTTCCTGCATCCAGAGCAGGGGCCATTCTATGTTTCTCGTCTCATCTATACGGAGAAAGGCTTCTGTATTCTCAAGATGATCCAATCGTACATTGAGACTTTACGGGAGAATGCTTTCCGCATTCCACGCGATATCGAGGCTGCCCAAGAACAGTCTGAAGAGAAGCTTGGTGATGCCAAGAGCGCCTTCGTCTCCAAAGAGAAGAAAAAGAATGCTTATATTGAAGCTAAAATTCATGAGTACTGGTTGCACGCTGATGTAGAGCGGAACGAACAGATGATTGAGTTCTATGAGGATCTGTATGAACTGCTCAACCAAGAGAACAGCCGCATCTATAACGTATTTAGTGAGACGTTGAATGCACTCAGCTCGATTTTCTCCAAGAATGGAGATATTCTAACCCGTGGGGAAGAACAGGCAGACCACAAAGGCAACAAGACATATTATTGGAACGTGGTAAGTGTACCGGATATCGTCAGCGTCGTGGATGGATTGTTAGATAAGCGTGATACGGATGACTTGATCCGTGACTTCTCGCGTGAACTGCTGGAGAACTCCAACCAATGGGTGAAGGAGAACGAGATTGACGTGGTAAGTTCCATCTCCGACTTCTTGACCGAGAAGTTTGGCGATCTGATTACCCGTTCAATGGAAGATTTCCTCGTGATTAAGTATGGTCAGGATGAGTCTGTTGAGAAGTTCGTAGAACGGCATATCGCAGGTAAACTGGATGATGAAGCGGTGCCGGTATTTAACCTGAGCAATAGCACAGGCAGCCTTCATTTCCCATCATGGGGATTCGTATCCGTACCAACACAGGCACCGGGTATTCTCAAAGGTATTCGCAATTATCAGAACAATGCGGTAGGGAAGTCTCACTTTACGGTCAAGGAGAGCGAGGTTCGTAACCGAATCTTCTGGTTGAACACACGTAACGGTGTGCCGCTCTTCGTGTATACACCGCTGAAAGTATATGAAGAAAGTTATGAGCGTACGATTCTCGACAAAGAGGGCATTGGTCGCCACCTTGTACAGACGGAGAGAAATAACTGGACGTATCTTCCATCCCCGATCCCAGAGAAGTCATGGGGCGATGTGTATGAGAACAGTCGCGTGAAGCAGTACAATGCCCGTGTCCGTTCCGAATTCGAGCAAGCGCTCGGGTACAACATCATTATGGCGAAGACGTTGGATGAAAACACAAGCAACCGCTACGCGGTAGTAACGACAGAGCCGTTTGATCTATCCGCGAAGTTAGGCAGCTACGACATGCGTCTGACATCAACCACACCGAACCTAGGTGAAGTGAAACGGGCAGTCAATGAACTGAAACGTCTGCAATCCGAAGGATTGCCACGGGTCAGCGTGAAGGATATTTTCGGAAGTATTAATGAAGACATGGCGAAAGAAAACCTGGTGCGTTCTCCGCAACTGATTGCGCGTGTACGCGAGGAACTGGCGAAGATGAATGCAATCTCAGTGAAAGTATCTGAGCTTGAAGGTATCCTTGCTCAGCATCAGGATGAAGAGCAGTGGTATGATCGCTTCATTGAAGCCCTCTATACGGACACAATTGTGAAGAAGGGTGCACTGTATGTCTATGATCGTGATCCCGAGGAAGATGCATGGGAGCCGTTCGCCAATCTAATGAAGAGTCGTAATTTTGCTGAATATGAGGTATTTGGCAACTTCCGTGGATTGTCCGAGAAGGATCGGAACACCTTGCTTCGCAAAGCTTCACGCCGGGATAACGATCTGACCGCTTCGGAGGATATTGCTCCGCTCCTTGCGAAGCTGGATGAACTTGCTGCACTGTTCATGGAATCCCGTGATCGTCTGGAATACGAACGTGTCGAGCTGGCGAATGGCGAGGATATCTATCAGTTCTACAGAACGATGTCGTCCAAGCTGAACGACATTCGCAGAAGGTTGAAGTAA